The genomic segment CCGAAGAATGGCTGCATTCCGTGGCTTCCGGCGATTTCGCCAGAGCGTGCGCCCTCTACGACCCGGCGGGTGACGTCTTCTCCGCACTCGGCGGGGTCGAGGGCTGCGCCGGCCGGTTCGCCAAGGACAACGACTACGGGAAGGCCTTTTTGGACAGTCTCGCCACCGCGAAGGTGGATCCGGGACTGAGCAAGGCCGACGGCGACACCGCGGTCATCCCGATGGACGCCGTGACCATCGACGGCAAGAAGTGGAACGCCGACGCCCAGGGCGTCGTCCGGATGAGCGGGGATTTCATGACGCTGACCCGCAAGGACGGGCAGTGGCTCATCCGCGACTACACGGACGCCGTGCTGGTCACCCCGCCCGGGACGTGACCATCCCCGCGGTTCACGTCCCGTGATGCCCGCCTGCCGGGTTCGATCACCCGGCTCGGCGGTTTTTCCGGTGCCGGATGCGGGTGAGGTAGAACCACGTGCTCACGATGCCGATCGGAACCAGGATCACGGCCCAGAACACGAGCTCACCGGTGGTGGCCCCGTCGTGCTTCCTTGCGACCATCCACGCGAGCACCACGCACAGCACACCCACGAGCAGAGTGGACAGTGCCCGGTGTTCGGCCGCCCAGGAGTCGATCCTGGCCGACCACCTCCTGCCCCGTTCCTTCGCCTGTGGCGAAGCGATCCTTTCGCCCATTTCCCGCCCCCAGCGCAGGCCCGCCATGACTCACCGCTCCCGTCGTTCGACCACTTCGGTGGCACCGTTCCTGCTGAAGGCCGCCCACAGGTTGAACGCGATGATGGCCACGCCGGCCACCACCCAGAGCCAGAGGAAGCCGCCGGATTTCCCCAGGTTGCTGACGAGGCCGAAAACGAGGATGGCCACACCGAAGATCGCCCCGAAGATCGCCGCGGGCTTGGATGGCCTGACTTTGAAGGACGACATCCACTCACTCCTGTCCGGTGAAGCGAAGGCCGGCTCAGGATTTCCCGAGATCGTTCGTCCCGAAACCCGGCCGGCGAAGTGCCGCCCCAGGCACCAAGTCCTTGCTCCGACCGGCCTGATCGCCGCGGCGGTCCGCGCCCCGGCGGGCAGTTTCAAGGCCGTGCCCCGGTCCGGCCGATCGGCTCCACAA from the Amycolatopsis magusensis genome contains:
- a CDS encoding nuclear transport factor 2 family protein, producing MSAHRSARPALLAVSLFAITGLTACDQSSPVTAPGTATPAAAPSSAAAAKPDQDPSPQSVSEEWLHSVASGDFARACALYDPAGDVFSALGGVEGCAGRFAKDNDYGKAFLDSLATAKVDPGLSKADGDTAVIPMDAVTIDGKKWNADAQGVVRMSGDFMTLTRKDGQWLIRDYTDAVLVTPPGT